The following DNA comes from Microbacterium foliorum.
TCACGATGCTCACCGCACCGAGACCGAACACTGCGAGAGCGAAGAAGCTGATCGTGGCGAGCACCAGCGCCAGGATGACCGAAACCCCCGCGGACTCGGGTCCACGGGGGTTCGGCGATGACATGTTCGTGACTACCTCGCGAGCGTCGGGCCGGCTTCGAGCGTGCGCTCGTACTCGCGCTGCGCCTCGGCGTTGAGCTCGGTCTTGCGCGCGCCGCTGCGGGCGACCCAGGCTCCGAACCAGATGGTCAGCTCGCGGGCGAAGACGAACGCCGCGATGGCGAGCGGGTGGAAGAGCTGCGCGCCGATGAGCTCGCTGCCTTCGCGAGCGGTCAGCAGCCAGAACGGCGCCTCGAAGAGCGCACCGAGGATGTGCGCACCGTAGGCGACGAGACCGACGATGATGCCGAAGACCACCCAGAGTCCCCAGCGTCCGCGGTTGATGAAGGCGCCGAGCAGCCAGAAGCCGAGGAAGAACCCGACGACCGGAACCCAGTAGCCCCAGGTCATCAGCGGAGCGAGGGCCGATTCGCCGATGTTCTCGCCCGTGATGTCGCCCGCGACGGCGCGGAGGCCGAGCGTCGCACCCAGGTAGAGGATCGCGAAGGCGATGGTCGCGAGCAGACCGATCGCGCCCGCGGTGCCGCGGTTGCCGCGTTCGCGGGGCGGCTCGGGAGCCTGGACGAAGATCGGCTGCTGCTGGATCGGAACGACGACGGGCTCGGCGACTGCCGGCTCCGAGGGGACGATCCGGGTCTCAGCCTGGTCGGCCGACGAGTACGCGGCCCCGGCCAGTGCGGACTGCTCGTGCGCGGCCGGCGGCGTGTATGCGGCGGTCGCGTCAGCATCCGTGTTCCACGACTTCGTCGCGTCGGCATCCGTGTTCCACGACTTCGTCGTGTCGTCTGCGTCGTCGAGATACTTCGGGTCGTTGAGCTCCGGCGTCGCGAAGGTGCCGGGGTGGTCGTTCTCGGCAGCCTCGAACGCGGCGACATCGGGATCGACGGCGGGCTGGGTCGGAGCGGGAGCCGACGTCTCGTGCGTGGGGTCCGCGGGCGCGCGATGCACGCCTGCACTCGCTGCAGCGGCGTCGTCGAGTCCAGCGTTCGCGCTGTCGACGACGTCGTTGACGTCTTTCGGCCGCTCGGGCTGGGGAACCTCGGGGTCACTCATGGGTGCGCCTCTCATCGGATGTGTGCTCTGCGAGATTACCGCCGCCCGACCGCGCCCCGACGGAGGCGTGCCGACGTGTCGCCGAGCCCGTGATCACGCGTCTCGCCCACCGGCCCCGACGAGACGTCACCGCTAGCGAAGAGTGGAGCGGAGGACGTCGCCGACGAACGAGGCGACGACCGGCACGATCGGCATCGAGAACCAGATCAGGGCGCCCACCACTCCGATGCACAGCACTGCGGCGATCCAGCTGATCACCGCGTTCCGCCCCGCGACACGTGTCATGCCATCACGCTACGACCGCCGCTGCCGCGGCCGGCATCGCAACGCCGGGATCGATGCGACGAGGACCGTGGATCAGCCCTTGGTCGCGCCGGCCGTCAACCCTCCGACGATGTAACGCTGCAGGAACAGGAACAGGATCATCACCGGGATGGCGGCCATGACGGCGCCGGCCGAGAACGCCGACCAGTCCGCGTAGCGCGGGTTCGCGACGAGCTTCGTCAGACCGACCACCAGCGTCTGCTGGTCGACGTCGACGAGCATGACGCTCGCGATCACGTACTCGTTGACCGTGCCGATGAACGACAGCAGCGCGACCACCGCGAGGATCGGTGCGACCAGCGGCAGGATCATCGTGAAGAAGATGCGTGCGTGCCCGGCTCCGTCGATGCGGGCGGCCTCGTCGAGCTCCATCGGGAGCGTGTTGAAGAAGCCGTACATCAGGTAGGTGTTCACGCCGAGCGCGCCGCCGAGGTAGACGAGGATCAGGCCCGTGTGCGTGTTCAGGCCGATCGCGGGGAACCAGTCCCCCAGCGTCGACATCAGCAGGAAGATCGCCACCACCGCGAGAAGCTGCGGGAACATCTGCACGACCACGATCGTGACGAGGCCGATACGACGACCGGCGAAGCGCATGCGCGAGAAGGCATATGCGGCGAGGGCGCCGATGAAGACGGTCACCGCACCGGTGACCACGGCGATGACGAGCGTGTTGAGGAACCACAGACCGTAGGGGTTCTGCGGATCGCTGAGGATGCGCACGTAGCTGTCGAAGCCGAACGCCGAGAACAGCTGGTTCGAGCCGGTCAGCGTGCCCTTCGGGTTGAGTGACGCCGAGACGACGTACAGCAGCGGGAAGAGCGCGAAGGCGCTCACCACGATGGCGACCACATGGCGCCATCCGGTGTCTGCGAACCACGCGCCGAAGTTGCGGCGACGGGGCGCGAGCTTCTGCGCGACGGCGACGGGGCGGGCGGTGCCGGTGTCCGTGATGCTCATGTCAGTTCAGCTCCTCGAGGGCCTTGGTCTTGCGGAAGCTGATGATCGAGATCGTCGCGACCACGATGAAGATCAGGATCGTGAACGCGGAGGCGAGACCGTAGTCGCGGGACTGACCCGTGAAC
Coding sequences within:
- a CDS encoding ABC transporter, giving the protein MSDPEVPQPERPKDVNDVVDSANAGLDDAAAASAGVHRAPADPTHETSAPAPTQPAVDPDVAAFEAAENDHPGTFATPELNDPKYLDDADDTTKSWNTDADATKSWNTDADATAAYTPPAAHEQSALAGAAYSSADQAETRIVPSEPAVAEPVVVPIQQQPIFVQAPEPPRERGNRGTAGAIGLLATIAFAILYLGATLGLRAVAGDITGENIGESALAPLMTWGYWVPVVGFFLGFWLLGAFINRGRWGLWVVFGIIVGLVAYGAHILGALFEAPFWLLTAREGSELIGAQLFHPLAIAAFVFARELTIWFGAWVARSGARKTELNAEAQREYERTLEAGPTLAR
- a CDS encoding sugar ABC transporter permease, with the protein product MSITDTGTARPVAVAQKLAPRRRNFGAWFADTGWRHVVAIVVSAFALFPLLYVVSASLNPKGTLTGSNQLFSAFGFDSYVRILSDPQNPYGLWFLNTLVIAVVTGAVTVFIGALAAYAFSRMRFAGRRIGLVTIVVVQMFPQLLAVVAIFLLMSTLGDWFPAIGLNTHTGLILVYLGGALGVNTYLMYGFFNTLPMELDEAARIDGAGHARIFFTMILPLVAPILAVVALLSFIGTVNEYVIASVMLVDVDQQTLVVGLTKLVANPRYADWSAFSAGAVMAAIPVMILFLFLQRYIVGGLTAGATKG